The genomic stretch GCAATCTTGCTTTACCACTCCTCTGATAAGTCCCGCCATTCCCTATTATCGCTTTCAATCAACTCAACTTTTTTACTTCTTGATCCAGCTTTCAGCTGTTTCTCCCGTGCAATTGCATCCTTAATCGTCGAACAGACCTCGTAATACACCAATCGGTTTACATTATATTTGCTTGTAAACCCTTTGGTTATTTTCTTCTTATGTTCATACATTCTTCGCTCTAGATTATTAGTAACACCTATGTAAAGAACAGAAGACTTGCTTGCTAAAATATAAACATAGAAATATTTCATAAGATAATTTTCAATTTTATCTTAAATTTAATAGTTTTACAGGATTATGACACATCGTCATTGCGAACGGAGTAAAGCAATCTCTCCCACGCAAGAGAGATCGCCACGTTCGCTTCGCTTACTCGCGATGACAACCACCACATCGTCATTGCGAACGGAGTGAAGCAATCTCTCCCACGCAAGAGAGATCGCCACGCTCGCTTCGCTTGCTCGCGATGACAACCACCACATCGTCATTGCGAACGAGTGGATGAGAAAAAAGGGAACAGAGCCGGATCAACGCATTGATGCGCGGGTGGCAAAGAGTGAAAAAAGATTCTCGAAATGAGAGGGGGATAAAAAAAAAGGCCGGGGGAGCTTTTACACTCCCTCCGGCCCTTTAAGACTTTTCAGAACTACAGGAATACCTGCTTACTGTACAGTCAGGTAGTCTTCGCTCTGGTAGACATTACCTTCGGCGTCATAAATATCAAAGCCGATGGTGTATCCAACATTCAACTTGACAGCCGTAGCGGCAAGTGAATCGCTAACAGTTCCCGTGCCCCACAGGGTATTCATATTCAGAAGGAACACGGCCCCGGGGGTATTTCCGCCGAGATTGTTGTTTCCAACGGTAGCGGTCCCTGAACCGTCACAGGCATCTACAACCTGCCAGCTAGCACCGGACCACTGCCCTGTAATAGCTGTTGGCACATCGTTTTGCAGGGTTGTAACTATGTCTGTACCGTCGCCCACAGTGGTTGAGATCAACCTAACCGTTCCCCATACAAGCTCAGGGAATACAATTTTTGGAACGGCTGCACCAAGAACCGTCGCATCGCCAGCTTTAATGACAACAGCGGTATCACCGGCGGCGTTTGGCTTGTAGCAGTTGAAGTTATCAATAGTGATAACAGGTGTATTGCCGATCGTGCCTACACCAGACTGAGTGACATGAAAGCCTGTGCTAAGCGCCAACTGCTTGTCATCAGCCGATGTGCCTGCGTAATGAACCGTACCCTCGA from Nitrospinota bacterium encodes the following:
- a CDS encoding GIY-YIG nuclease family protein, whose product is MKYFYVYILASKSSVLYIGVTNNLERRMYEHKKKITKGFTSKYNVNRLVYYEVCSTIKDAIAREKQLKAGSRSKKVELIESDNREWRDLSEEW